A genomic window from Glycine soja cultivar W05 chromosome 10, ASM419377v2, whole genome shotgun sequence includes:
- the LOC114370123 gene encoding uncharacterized protein LOC114370123: MMACSSSTMQSVYPRVSGANFHVPLSSPSLVPIYNNNLSFSKLRNSIHLAAVPLPPLTKASAGNGGPTDEGVSLGTMKLPLDTDLQRFDSLLFQWANSLCQGANLPLPVPLKVDKIPGGARLGFITIGDGKTEVLVHIDCLVFPPTENSAPIFRAIRNGPLKDKAPPGEPRIMRSLLQALQKSVEIARL, translated from the exons ATGATGGCATGCAGTAGTAGCACAATGCAGAGTGTGTACCCGAGGGTGAGTGGAGCGAATTTCCACGTTCCGCTATCTTCCCCTTCTCTCGTTCCTATTTACAACAACAACCTCTCCTTTTCAAAGCTACGCAATTCAATTCATCTCGCGGCGGTGCCATTGCCGCCGTTAACCAAAGCCTCTGCGGGGAACGGCGGCCCCACCGACGAGGGAGTGTCTTTAGGGACGATGAAGCTTCCTTTGGACACTGACCTCCAGAGATTCGATTCCTTGCTCTTTCAG TGGGCAAACAGCCTTTGCCAGGGAGCCAATCTGCCCCTTCCCGTGCCTCTCAAG GTGGACAAAATACCTGGTGGAGCTAGACTGGGTTTTATCACCATTGGAGATGGGAAAACTGAAGTTCTTGTGCATATTGATTGCTTGGTTTTTCCACCTACTGAGAATTCTGCTCCAATTTTTCGTGCCATTAGAAATGGTCCCTTGAAGGATAAGGCACCACCAGGTGAGCCCAGAATCATGAGAAGCCTTCTTCAAGCTCTTCAGAAGTCCGTTGAAATCGCCAGATTGTGA